The following are from one region of the Nicotiana tabacum cultivar K326 chromosome 3, ASM71507v2, whole genome shotgun sequence genome:
- the LOC107762508 gene encoding uncharacterized protein LOC107762508 — protein sequence MNPDISNTISTDLEFLAQCPMPDARRFTAYNINGFKFRTVSREQGLKTQNSRVFLTCNTSCIASNADKNATQAELPYYGKFEDIIKLNYYGWFIIVLFKCQWADTTRDEWFKIDVWKFNCVNFSRLIHTGNRKDHDPYIEASQANMVYYVDDETDKEWSVAMHLKPRDLFDIGDVDEEEITRMSHTNNKNWNNFLMLIMRISKLQ from the coding sequence ATGAATCCAGATATATCAAATACAATATCTACTGATTTGGAGTTCTTAGCACAATGTCCAATGCCAGATGCAAGAAGGTTTACTGCATATAACATTAATGGATTCAAGTTTCGGACTGTATCTAGAGAACAAGGATTGAAAACTCAAAACAGTAGAGTTTTTCTTACCTGTAACACCTCTTGTATTGCATCTAATGCTGATAAAAATGCAACACAAGCAGAGTTGCCATATTATGGGAAGTTTGAAGACATAATTAAGCTCAATTATTATGGATGGTTTATAATTGTTCTCTTCAAATGCCAATGGGCTGACACTACTCGAGATGAATGGTTCAAAATAGATGTTTGGAAATTTAATTGTGTTAATTTTTCTAGATTGATTCACACGGGTAATCGTAAGGACCATGATCCTTATATTGAAGCGTCTCAAGCAAATATGGTCTACTATGTTGATGATGAAACTGATAAAGAATGGAGTGTTGCTATGCATCTAAAGCCAAGAGATTTGTTTGACATAGGAGAtgttgatgaagaagaaattACGAGAATGAGCCATACCAACAacaagaattggaacaattttTTGATGTTAATTATGAGAATATCCAAGTTGCAATAG